In one window of Onychomys torridus chromosome 5, mOncTor1.1, whole genome shotgun sequence DNA:
- the LOC118583735 gene encoding histone H2B type 1-C/E/F/G/I, with translation MPEPAKSAPAPKKGSKKAVTKAQKKDGKKRKRSRKESYSVYVYKVLKQVHPDTGISSKAMGIMNSFVNDIFERIAGEASRLAHYNKRSTITSREIQTAVRLLLPGELAKHAVSEGTKAVTKYTSSK, from the coding sequence ATGCCTGAGCCCGCGAAGTCCGCGCCCGCCCCGAAGAAGGGCTCCAAGAAGGCGGTGACCAAGGCGCAGAAGAAGGACGGCAAGAAGCGCAAGCGCAGCCGCAAGGAGAGCTACTCGGTGTACGTGTACAAGGTGCTGAAGCAGGTGCACCCCGACACGggcatctcctccaaggccatggGCATCATGAACTCGTTCGTCAACGACATCTTCGAGCGCATCGCGGGCGAGGCGTCGCGCCTGGCGCACTACAACAAGCGCTCGACCATCACGTCGCGGGAGATCCAGACGGCCGTGCGCCTGCTGCTGCCCGGGGAGCTGGCCAAGCACGCCGTGTCCGAGGGCACCAAGGCCGTCACCAAGTACACCAGCTCCAAGTGA
- the LOC118583731 gene encoding histone H2A type 1-B, with the protein MSGRGKQGGKARAKAKTRSSRAGLQFPVGRVHRLLRKGNYSERVGAGAPVYLAAVLEYLTAEILELAGNAARDNKKTRIIPRHLQLAIRNDEELNKLLGRVTIAQGGVLPNIQAVLLPKKTESHHKAKGK; encoded by the coding sequence ATGTCTGGACGCGGCAAGCAGGGCGGCAAGGCTCGCGCCAAGGCCAAGACCCGCTCCTCCCGGGCCGGCCTGCAGTTCCCCGTGGGCCGCGTGCACCGGCTGCTCCGCAAGGGCAACTACTCGGAGCGGGTGGGCGCCGGCGCCCCGGTCTACCTGGCGGCCGTGCTGGAGTACCTGACGGCCGAGATCCTGGAGCTGGCCGGCAACGCGGCCCGCGACAACAAGAAGACGCGCATCATCCCGCGCCACCTGCAGCTGGCCATCCGCAACGACGAGGAGCTCAACAAGCTGCTGGGCCGCGTCACCATCGCGCAGGGCGGCGTCCTGCCCAACATCCAGGCGGTGCTGCTGCCCAAGAAGACCGAGAGCCACCACAAGGCCAAGGGAAAGTAA